A window of the Dyadobacter pollutisoli genome harbors these coding sequences:
- a CDS encoding T9SS type B sorting domain-containing protein produces the protein MKKRFILFVMMLFALTEANATHIVGGQLFITHNPDNYYNYNIGLTMYFDALNGNPGAEDPAVTIYVFRKRDNVAIGWLEAPKIERKSVTYANPLCGISSLETYMITYSSTLRLEANDFNDSQGYYMVWDRCCRNGTITNIKAPGDAGSLFYLEFPALIKNNANFKNSSPVFPAIKGDYACVNSPFFFDFGGKDADGDSLTYTLITPMQGFSDKANPSAPSRGSSNYPRLDWVDGISVSNIIPGPDPLKVNRSTGMLSVTPGSVGLYVFAVQVDEYRNGQKIGTLTRDFQLKVVDCPKMEPPKLLFKPLGKTTYYTENEIITVKKGDPNCFEVIVTDPTINQIVRINGRAVNNTKDYFSLLPAEFRTSKANDTLRFQICLDECFVTYDNRPIKIELIAEDESCPVPLMDTLNIYIRRENSGNNAPNVTTSLTGDYIHVTAGVPVTFTVFGKDVDKDSLALSGRGRDFNMTDMGMNFKPVSGVAAVQQTFTWIPPCNAKKGDTLAVDFKAEDMRCAGNPLAATKPIYFIVDQSPNNPPAVKTSLTVQELVYNIGNSAPIIFDVLASDPDTNSISLTASGRGFSLSDAGMIFAPKTGIKSVTSPYTWNPDCALLNGEAEQTFIVDFVTQDKSCAAASDTTTVKVTVRDGQSEPFPEFPNVITPNGDGKNDCFVFQELPGDLCSDQFKDITIFNRWGKQVFYSKVRPNDWCPSNISGGYYYFVVQYTKRSYKGGLTILK, from the coding sequence ATGAAAAAACGGTTCATCTTGTTTGTTATGATGCTGTTTGCCCTTACCGAAGCCAACGCGACGCATATTGTCGGTGGCCAGCTCTTCATCACCCACAATCCTGACAACTATTACAATTACAACATTGGTCTCACCATGTACTTCGACGCCCTCAATGGAAATCCCGGTGCAGAAGATCCCGCGGTGACGATCTACGTTTTCAGAAAACGCGACAATGTTGCGATCGGTTGGCTTGAAGCCCCAAAAATAGAACGAAAATCGGTCACCTACGCAAATCCGCTCTGTGGAATCTCCTCACTGGAGACTTACATGATCACTTACAGCTCCACTTTGCGGCTGGAAGCCAACGATTTCAACGATTCGCAGGGGTATTATATGGTATGGGACAGATGTTGCCGGAATGGCACCATTACCAACATCAAAGCGCCGGGGGACGCCGGAAGCCTCTTTTACCTCGAATTTCCGGCTTTGATCAAAAACAATGCTAATTTCAAAAATTCCTCCCCTGTTTTCCCGGCCATCAAAGGCGACTACGCCTGCGTCAACTCTCCGTTCTTTTTTGATTTTGGAGGAAAAGATGCCGACGGCGACAGCCTTACCTATACATTGATTACCCCAATGCAAGGTTTTTCGGACAAAGCCAATCCGAGCGCACCTTCACGCGGCTCGTCCAATTACCCCCGCCTCGACTGGGTTGACGGCATCTCGGTCTCCAACATTATCCCCGGCCCCGACCCGCTAAAAGTCAATCGCAGCACGGGAATGCTCTCCGTAACACCGGGCAGCGTCGGACTTTACGTATTCGCCGTGCAGGTGGATGAATACAGGAATGGCCAGAAGATCGGGACACTGACACGGGATTTTCAATTAAAAGTCGTCGATTGCCCCAAAATGGAACCGCCGAAGCTTTTGTTCAAACCGCTTGGTAAAACGACTTACTATACAGAAAATGAGATCATTACCGTCAAAAAAGGTGATCCTAATTGCTTTGAAGTAATCGTAACCGACCCGACTATTAATCAGATCGTGAGGATCAACGGCCGGGCCGTAAACAATACCAAAGATTATTTTTCCCTGCTTCCGGCGGAATTCCGCACCTCGAAAGCGAATGACACGCTTAGATTTCAGATATGTTTGGACGAATGCTTCGTCACTTACGACAACCGCCCGATCAAAATCGAGCTTATTGCAGAGGATGAAAGTTGTCCGGTGCCTTTGATGGATACGCTGAACATTTACATCAGGCGGGAGAACAGCGGAAATAACGCGCCTAACGTCACTACTTCCCTCACCGGCGACTACATTCACGTCACGGCTGGCGTGCCCGTTACATTCACTGTTTTTGGTAAAGATGTGGACAAGGACAGCCTTGCATTGTCAGGCCGGGGCCGGGATTTCAATATGACTGATATGGGGATGAATTTCAAACCCGTAAGCGGTGTCGCAGCCGTGCAGCAAACCTTCACCTGGATACCGCCGTGCAACGCCAAAAAAGGTGATACGCTCGCCGTCGATTTCAAAGCGGAAGACATGCGCTGCGCCGGCAATCCGCTAGCCGCCACCAAGCCGATCTACTTCATCGTAGACCAGTCGCCCAACAATCCGCCGGCTGTGAAAACTTCGCTGACCGTACAGGAACTTGTTTACAACATCGGTAACAGCGCGCCAATCATTTTTGATGTGCTCGCGAGCGACCCCGACACCAACTCGATCTCTCTGACTGCGTCTGGGCGCGGGTTCAGCCTGAGTGATGCCGGTATGATTTTCGCTCCAAAAACCGGTATCAAATCTGTCACCTCCCCCTACACCTGGAACCCCGACTGCGCCTTGCTCAATGGGGAAGCTGAACAAACTTTCATCGTCGATTTCGTAACACAAGACAAAAGTTGCGCTGCCGCCAGTGATACCACCACCGTAAAAGTGACGGTGAGGGACGGACAATCAGAGCCATTTCCGGAGTTTCCGAATGTGATCACGCCCAATGGGGACGGCAAAAATGACTGCTTCGTCTTCCAGGAATTACCCGGCGACCTCTGTTCCGACCAGTTTAAAGACATCACTATCTTCAATCGCTGGGGCAAACAAGTCTTCTATTCCAAGGTCCGGCCCAACGACTGGTGCCCTTCCAACATCTCGGGAGGCTATTACTACTTCGTGGTTCAGTACACCAAAAGGTCTTACAAAGGCGGGTTGACCATCTTAAAATAG
- a CDS encoding Rrf2 family transcriptional regulator: MNNGRFAISVHILTLLTFAEEEWTSSEFLAGSININPVLVRKELSNLRDHGLVVSKEGKAGGSKLAKLASDILMSEVYEAVRQQDLLGKGINSPNPDCVVGRKINDHLSNLYDDAEKTLLLGLSMTSLADFSLNFS; encoded by the coding sequence ATGAACAACGGACGCTTTGCTATATCGGTGCACATTTTGACGCTCCTCACGTTTGCCGAAGAAGAATGGACTTCTTCTGAATTTTTAGCTGGGAGCATCAACATCAATCCTGTCCTGGTGCGTAAAGAACTCTCCAATCTTCGCGATCATGGCCTTGTCGTCAGCAAAGAAGGAAAGGCTGGCGGAAGCAAGCTGGCGAAGCTGGCTAGCGACATCCTGATGTCGGAAGTATATGAGGCCGTGAGGCAGCAGGATCTGCTTGGAAAAGGCATTAATTCGCCTAACCCGGACTGCGTCGTGGGCAGAAAAATCAACGATCACCTGAGCAACCTGTACGACGATGCGGAAAAAACATTGCTACTGGGCCTCAGTATGACGTCATTAGCTGATTTCTCATTGAATTTCAGTTAA
- a CDS encoding NAD(P)-dependent oxidoreductase: MKVALIGATGFVGSQVLQELVSRGHQVTAIARNTDKVTLQSDLVTLKSANVLDSEEVTAVVSGHDAVVSAYNPGWTNPNIYSEYLEGASAIEKGVAKSGVKRLLVVGGAGSLEVAPGVALIDTPTFPEEYKAGASAAREYLNALKTDTALDWTYLSPAIEMHPGTSGERKGTYRTSLNTPVFNEKGRSIISVEDLSVAIVDEIEQPQFVQKRFTAAY; encoded by the coding sequence ATGAAAGTAGCATTGATCGGGGCCACAGGATTTGTTGGCTCACAAGTTTTGCAAGAACTCGTTTCACGTGGCCATCAGGTAACTGCTATTGCCCGTAATACCGACAAGGTAACCCTACAAAGCGATCTGGTTACATTGAAATCTGCGAACGTCCTCGATTCCGAAGAAGTTACAGCAGTTGTTTCCGGCCATGATGCCGTGGTAAGCGCCTACAATCCAGGCTGGACCAACCCCAACATTTACAGCGAATATCTGGAAGGCGCATCAGCCATTGAGAAGGGCGTAGCTAAGTCAGGCGTGAAGCGTTTACTTGTGGTTGGCGGTGCTGGAAGCCTTGAAGTAGCACCCGGAGTGGCGCTCATTGACACACCTACTTTCCCGGAAGAGTACAAAGCCGGAGCTAGCGCGGCGAGAGAATATCTCAACGCTTTAAAAACGGATACTGCATTGGATTGGACCTACCTAAGCCCCGCCATCGAAATGCATCCGGGAACCTCTGGCGAGCGAAAAGGAACCTATCGCACTAGCCTAAACACACCGGTTTTTAACGAAAAAGGGCGAAGTATCATTTCAGTGGAAGACCTTTCTGTGGCGATTGTCGATGAAATCGAGCAGCCTCAATTCGTTCAAAAACGCTTTACCGCTGCATACTAA
- a CDS encoding porin, giving the protein MKFRFTGLLFLFILLTTTQATAQKFLMDLVDTTNQMGKGMLSIYERYNRVRISGYIQPQFQVISKEGAESYNGGNFPALSNNRFMLRRGRLRVDYAHLNEHNDPTSYFVFQFDGTERGVAIRDFWGRFYENKSKIFALTTGMFARPFGHEVNLSSANRETPERGRMSQILMKTERDIGVMLTVTSRKNVEWIQKLKFDLGVFNGQGMSGPTDYDSHKDVIGRFSLKPTQIKALGGATLSAAISGYVGGITSQSNVIYTTRLKGTEYIALRDSSSNNYKKATPRNYAGADFQLSFPNTKGETEFRAEYVAGKQTATFASSETPGVYPVTNGLKDPLYTRSFNGAYFYFIQNLGSIEHQLALKYDWYDANAKVSGKQLSAANGFNKADLRYDTFGMGYIYIPNESLKLMFYYEIVRNEKSALPGFETDAPDNVLTCRVQYNF; this is encoded by the coding sequence ATGAAATTCCGCTTTACCGGACTGCTGTTCCTGTTTATACTTTTGACAACGACCCAGGCCACGGCCCAAAAGTTCCTGATGGACCTGGTGGACACGACCAACCAAATGGGAAAAGGAATGCTGTCAATTTATGAACGTTACAACCGGGTGCGGATCAGCGGCTATATTCAGCCACAGTTCCAGGTCATTTCAAAAGAGGGAGCAGAGAGTTACAACGGTGGCAATTTCCCGGCATTGTCCAATAATCGTTTTATGCTCCGGCGCGGTCGCTTGCGTGTGGACTACGCGCATTTGAACGAACATAATGATCCTACCTCCTACTTTGTTTTCCAGTTCGACGGTACCGAGCGCGGCGTGGCGATCCGTGATTTCTGGGGACGCTTTTACGAAAACAAATCCAAGATCTTCGCGCTCACAACCGGAATGTTCGCGCGTCCGTTTGGTCATGAAGTGAACCTTTCCTCCGCCAATCGGGAAACACCCGAACGCGGAAGGATGTCTCAGATATTGATGAAAACGGAACGGGATATCGGGGTAATGCTGACCGTGACCAGCCGCAAAAACGTCGAATGGATCCAAAAGCTGAAATTTGACCTGGGGGTTTTTAATGGTCAGGGAATGTCCGGACCAACGGATTACGACAGCCATAAAGATGTGATCGGAAGGTTTAGCCTCAAACCAACTCAGATTAAAGCATTGGGTGGAGCGACATTGTCCGCAGCCATTTCCGGCTATGTAGGTGGCATCACCAGTCAATCCAATGTCATTTATACGACACGTCTGAAAGGCACTGAGTATATTGCGCTACGTGATTCATCTTCAAACAATTACAAAAAAGCAACTCCTCGTAACTATGCTGGCGCCGATTTCCAGCTGTCGTTTCCAAATACGAAGGGCGAGACAGAATTCAGGGCTGAATACGTTGCCGGAAAGCAAACTGCGACCTTCGCAAGCAGCGAAACACCGGGAGTTTATCCTGTAACCAACGGTTTGAAAGATCCTTTGTACACACGCAGTTTCAATGGGGCTTACTTCTATTTTATACAGAATCTGGGAAGCATAGAACATCAGCTTGCGCTCAAATATGACTGGTATGACGCCAATGCTAAGGTTTCAGGTAAACAATTATCGGCGGCCAATGGATTCAACAAAGCAGATCTCCGATACGATACCTTTGGAATGGGCTACATTTACATTCCCAATGAGTCGCTTAAATTGATGTTTTACTACGAGATCGTCCGAAACGAAAAATCGGCGCTGCCCGGCTTTGAGACCGATGCACCCGACAATGTGCTGACGTGCCGGGTGCAGTATAACTTCTAG
- a CDS encoding SRPBCC family protein — protein sequence MQELYFSQKLPISLDEAWAFFSNPANLKEITPAHMGFVVVSKHHGDKMYPGQIIRYIVKPILGIPLKWCTEITHVADKQYFVDEQRFGPYAFWHHQHRFSAVEDGVLMEDILHYKVPFGFLGNWVSALFVRGEVNEIFEYRRKILSERFPG from the coding sequence ATGCAGGAGTTATATTTCTCACAGAAGCTTCCGATTTCGCTGGACGAAGCATGGGCATTTTTTTCCAATCCAGCGAACCTGAAAGAGATCACGCCTGCCCACATGGGTTTTGTGGTCGTTAGTAAACATCACGGAGATAAAATGTACCCCGGACAGATCATACGTTACATTGTAAAACCAATCCTGGGTATTCCACTGAAATGGTGCACTGAAATAACGCATGTTGCTGACAAACAGTATTTTGTGGATGAACAACGGTTTGGGCCATACGCTTTCTGGCATCATCAGCACCGTTTTAGCGCTGTGGAAGACGGTGTGCTTATGGAGGATATTCTACACTACAAGGTACCGTTCGGCTTTCTGGGAAATTGGGTGAGCGCTTTGTTCGTCAGAGGCGAAGTCAACGAGATTTTTGAATACAGGAGAAAAATCCTTTCTGAGCGCTTTCCAGGCTAG
- a CDS encoding SRPBCC domain-containing protein yields the protein MNRKLIATTSMAIHASPSSVWKALIDPEIVKKYMHGAEVDSDWEVGSPITFRGVWEGRPYEDKGTILEIIPERVLGFTFWSPLSGTDDFEDNYAHVTYHVSEYDDVTTLTITQDNLETDEAVVKAEENWINVMKNIKKILEEDRMHVL from the coding sequence ATGAACAGAAAACTGATTGCAACCACATCCATGGCTATTCATGCAAGCCCCTCATCAGTCTGGAAAGCATTGATAGATCCTGAAATTGTAAAGAAATATATGCACGGTGCGGAAGTTGATTCCGACTGGGAAGTGGGAAGTCCCATTACTTTTCGCGGCGTCTGGGAAGGCAGGCCCTACGAAGACAAGGGCACTATTCTTGAAATTATTCCTGAGCGGGTACTCGGTTTCACGTTCTGGAGTCCGCTGTCGGGTACCGATGATTTCGAGGACAATTACGCCCATGTGACCTACCACGTTTCGGAATACGATGACGTAACCACTTTAACGATCACGCAGGACAATCTGGAAACAGACGAGGCTGTCGTTAAAGCAGAAGAAAACTGGATCAATGTCATGAAAAACATCAAGAAGATTCTCGAAGAAGATCGAATGCATGTTTTGTGA
- a CDS encoding Tex family protein translates to MNYPLIAQQTGITEKQVKNTIQLFEEGATLPFIARYRKEATGGLDEVQIGAIKDTWQKQQEVEKRREAILKSIEEQGKLTPELKAKINNVFSLTELEDLYLPYKQKRKTRASMAIERGLEPLAQLIFSGKEADPERKAVSYLNDQVPAVADALQGARDIIAEWINENQDARARIRQNFQRGAVITSKVKKKKEEEGAKYRDYFDFSEPLSRIPSHRLLAIRRGEEEGVLSVDISPDEDQSLEALDRLFLRGSSACKDQMEVAITDSYKRLLKPSIETEFSNLAKEKADVAAIQVFTENLRQLLLASPLGQKNVLAVDPGYRTGCKVVVLDSQGNLLADHVIYPFDKPADANARLTELISKYKVDAIAVGNGTAGRETEDFVKKLLGAIGKSESIGLFMVSEQGASIYSASEVAREEFPDKDVTVRGSVSIGRRLMDPLAELVKIDPKSIGVGQYQHDVDQNSLRNALDVVVESCVNSVGVNLNTASKHLLRYVSGLGPALAQNIVDFRAKNGNFKSRQQLLKVPRLGSKAFEQAAGFLRIENGVNPLDNSAVHPERYDLVEQMAKDTGATVKDLMQKSDLRKNIKPEKYISTNVGLPTLKDILLELEKPSRDPRSEMKKFEFDSSVRKPEDLKVGMILPGIVTNITAFGAFVDVGVKQDGLVHVSQMADRFIKDPNEIVKLQQHVQVKVTEVDLSRKRIALSMKL, encoded by the coding sequence ATGAATTATCCCCTCATTGCCCAACAAACCGGCATTACTGAGAAACAAGTCAAGAATACCATTCAGCTTTTTGAGGAAGGCGCTACTTTGCCTTTCATTGCACGTTACCGGAAAGAGGCGACGGGCGGGCTGGACGAGGTTCAGATCGGTGCGATAAAGGATACCTGGCAAAAGCAACAGGAGGTGGAGAAACGGCGGGAAGCCATCCTGAAAAGCATTGAGGAACAGGGAAAACTGACGCCTGAACTGAAAGCAAAAATCAATAATGTCTTCTCTTTGACTGAGCTGGAAGACCTTTATCTTCCTTATAAACAGAAACGAAAAACCCGTGCGAGTATGGCCATCGAAAGAGGCCTGGAACCGCTGGCACAGCTGATATTTTCAGGTAAAGAGGCTGATCCTGAGCGTAAAGCAGTGTCGTATCTGAATGATCAGGTACCGGCAGTCGCGGATGCATTACAAGGTGCGAGAGACATTATCGCCGAGTGGATCAATGAAAATCAGGATGCCAGAGCGCGTATCCGGCAAAATTTCCAGCGTGGAGCCGTCATTACTTCGAAAGTAAAGAAGAAAAAGGAGGAAGAAGGTGCCAAGTACCGCGACTATTTCGATTTTTCTGAGCCTTTGTCCCGGATACCGTCGCACCGGTTGCTGGCTATCCGGCGCGGGGAGGAAGAAGGAGTGCTCAGCGTGGACATTTCTCCCGATGAAGACCAATCGCTGGAAGCATTGGACAGGCTCTTTTTACGCGGCTCATCGGCTTGTAAGGACCAGATGGAAGTCGCAATCACTGACAGTTATAAACGTCTCTTAAAGCCGTCCATTGAGACCGAATTTTCGAATCTGGCCAAGGAAAAGGCGGATGTGGCAGCTATTCAGGTTTTTACAGAGAATTTACGTCAGTTATTACTGGCTTCACCATTGGGACAAAAGAATGTGCTCGCGGTAGATCCCGGTTATCGCACGGGTTGTAAAGTCGTTGTGCTCGACAGTCAGGGAAATTTGCTGGCCGATCATGTTATTTATCCGTTTGACAAACCAGCCGATGCGAATGCACGGCTAACTGAGCTGATCAGTAAATATAAAGTCGATGCGATCGCGGTAGGAAATGGTACAGCCGGTCGGGAGACCGAGGATTTTGTCAAGAAGCTTTTGGGGGCAATTGGCAAGTCTGAGTCTATCGGTTTGTTTATGGTAAGTGAGCAAGGCGCATCCATTTACTCAGCTTCTGAAGTTGCCCGCGAGGAGTTCCCGGATAAGGACGTGACTGTCCGCGGCTCGGTGTCTATCGGTCGTAGGTTAATGGACCCTTTGGCTGAGCTGGTGAAAATCGATCCGAAATCGATCGGAGTGGGGCAGTACCAGCACGATGTGGACCAGAATTCATTGCGAAATGCTTTGGATGTAGTCGTGGAAAGCTGCGTAAATTCCGTAGGCGTAAATCTCAACACGGCCAGCAAGCACTTATTACGCTATGTTTCAGGCCTTGGACCCGCATTAGCGCAAAATATCGTGGATTTTAGGGCCAAAAACGGAAACTTCAAATCCAGGCAACAATTATTGAAAGTCCCGCGTCTTGGTTCAAAGGCATTTGAGCAGGCGGCCGGCTTTTTGCGCATTGAAAATGGCGTTAATCCATTGGATAACAGTGCAGTACATCCTGAAAGATATGATTTGGTCGAGCAAATGGCCAAAGACACCGGAGCCACGGTCAAGGATTTGATGCAAAAATCGGATTTGAGAAAAAATATCAAACCTGAAAAATACATTTCTACAAATGTCGGACTGCCTACATTGAAAGACATTCTGCTGGAATTGGAAAAACCATCCCGAGACCCTAGGTCGGAAATGAAGAAGTTTGAATTTGATAGTTCGGTCCGAAAACCGGAAGATCTCAAAGTTGGGATGATACTACCAGGAATAGTAACGAACATCACCGCCTTCGGTGCGTTCGTAGATGTCGGCGTTAAACAAGATGGCTTAGTGCACGTGTCCCAAATGGCCGACCGTTTTATAAAGGATCCCAATGAGATCGTTAAACTACAGCAACACGTTCAGGTGAAGGTTACCGAAGTTGATCTCAGCCGGAAACGGATTGCGTTGAGTATGAAATTGTAA
- a CDS encoding alpha/beta fold hydrolase: MDWVGRLETLNNKTYHPITIDTALGRTQVYRLGPHQQQQETLVIFPGARTSALFWDFENGLELLSGKVRIYLVETNGLPNLSDGDTPDIKSLDYGHWAAEVLDKLNLSETYIAGASFGGLICAKLCIVAPSRVKSAFLLNAGCLQPFSISAKNLYYNILPIAFPTRKTVSLFLNNAVLYPPSHTLSPAYYSLLVEYELFVLKRYVDNTQKPYDMNHELTEITVDIYLIQGTKDLLFPMKTSVSNAKQKIKSLKKVIAFEDVGHGIETYPRALDTIEQLIFRGDSRK, from the coding sequence ATGGACTGGGTCGGCAGGCTCGAAACGCTAAACAATAAGACCTATCATCCCATAACTATTGATACGGCACTTGGAAGGACGCAGGTTTACAGACTGGGTCCGCACCAGCAACAACAAGAAACCTTGGTCATTTTTCCGGGAGCCCGTACATCTGCATTGTTCTGGGATTTTGAAAATGGGCTGGAACTCCTGTCCGGGAAAGTCCGGATTTACCTCGTGGAAACAAACGGTCTGCCTAATTTGAGCGACGGCGATACCCCGGACATTAAATCGCTGGACTATGGCCACTGGGCTGCCGAAGTGCTTGACAAATTGAATCTTTCTGAAACTTACATCGCAGGGGCATCATTCGGGGGGCTGATATGTGCAAAACTATGCATTGTAGCTCCTAGTCGCGTAAAAAGCGCGTTTCTTCTCAATGCCGGCTGTCTTCAGCCGTTTTCAATTAGCGCCAAGAATCTGTATTACAACATTTTACCGATCGCTTTCCCTACTCGAAAAACAGTATCTCTATTCCTGAACAATGCCGTGCTCTACCCACCATCACATACATTATCACCAGCATACTATAGTCTGCTCGTAGAATATGAGCTCTTCGTACTCAAAAGGTATGTAGACAACACCCAAAAACCGTACGATATGAATCACGAACTCACTGAAATTACCGTGGATATTTACCTGATCCAGGGCACCAAAGATCTCCTTTTCCCAATGAAAACCTCGGTATCCAATGCCAAACAGAAGATTAAGTCATTAAAGAAAGTCATTGCTTTTGAAGACGTAGGCCACGGAATAGAAACATATCCAAGGGCGCTAGACACGATTGAGCAGTTGATTTTTAGGGGTGATTCACGAAAATAG
- a CDS encoding MBL fold metallo-hydrolase, with the protein MKQISKHLYQISLGSVNTFLIEDNGLTLVDTGFKSSRDKIFQAIRNGGKKPDDIKQVILTHSHPDHSGSVADIKRTLGVPVYAHPDDAILVEAGIGGRLPHQPSPGLANWLLFRLFIKNSPNETEMCRIDERIQDGDILPIAGGIQVIHTPGHSKGHVSLLLKADRVLIGGDICANMFGLDLSTVYEDRQLGVQSILKVAEQNFDKAVFGHGKPIICGANVKLKHKFSSLANT; encoded by the coding sequence ATGAAACAAATATCGAAACACCTTTATCAAATTTCGCTGGGAAGCGTGAATACATTTCTTATTGAAGATAACGGCCTCACGCTCGTTGATACGGGCTTCAAAAGTAGCCGGGACAAAATTTTCCAGGCAATCAGAAATGGAGGAAAAAAGCCTGATGACATTAAACAGGTCATTCTCACGCACAGCCACCCGGACCATAGCGGAAGCGTCGCGGACATCAAACGTACGCTCGGTGTGCCCGTATATGCGCACCCCGACGATGCTATCCTCGTGGAAGCAGGCATTGGCGGGAGGCTTCCGCACCAACCTTCGCCGGGTTTAGCGAACTGGCTGCTTTTCCGTCTTTTCATTAAAAACAGTCCAAACGAAACTGAAATGTGCCGGATTGACGAAAGAATTCAGGACGGCGACATCCTACCGATCGCTGGTGGTATCCAGGTTATTCACACCCCCGGACATTCGAAAGGCCATGTTTCCTTGCTTCTAAAAGCCGATCGGGTACTCATTGGTGGCGATATCTGCGCGAATATGTTCGGACTGGATCTTAGCACGGTCTATGAAGACAGGCAGCTGGGCGTTCAAAGCATTCTGAAAGTTGCGGAGCAGAATTTCGATAAAGCGGTTTTCGGGCACGGCAAGCCAATAATATGTGGTGCAAACGTGAAATTGAAACACAAATTCAGCTCACTGGCCAATACATGA
- a CDS encoding ThuA domain-containing protein: MFSTLRNDVLFLILLTSFLFQVQPSQAQKKPDFKVIAFFTGKNDKAHISFVKEAHQRFPEMARKNNFTYDSTSNWTNLNSEFLSHYQVVLFLDTRPEAPEQREAFKKYMESGGAWIGFHFAAFALTPSAYPQNWDWYHDQFLGSGQYKSNTWRPTSAILKVENKSNPLVRGLPATFKASPNEWYRWEKDLAVNPDIQILLSIDPASFPLGTGPKQHEIWHSGYYPVAWTNKKYKMLYMNMGHNDIDYENKTNKELSFTFDNDTQNKFILDALLWLGKSKN, encoded by the coding sequence ATGTTCTCAACGCTTAGAAACGATGTCCTTTTCCTGATCTTACTAACGTCTTTTTTATTTCAAGTACAGCCTTCACAAGCACAAAAAAAACCGGATTTCAAGGTCATTGCCTTTTTTACAGGAAAAAATGACAAAGCACACATTAGCTTTGTAAAAGAAGCCCATCAACGCTTCCCAGAAATGGCCCGGAAAAATAATTTCACTTATGATTCGACAAGCAATTGGACTAATCTGAACAGTGAATTCCTGTCTCATTATCAGGTGGTACTGTTCCTGGATACACGTCCGGAGGCTCCTGAGCAACGGGAGGCTTTCAAAAAATATATGGAAAGCGGCGGCGCGTGGATCGGCTTTCATTTTGCGGCATTTGCACTTACGCCTTCCGCATATCCTCAGAATTGGGATTGGTACCATGATCAATTTCTGGGCTCAGGTCAATACAAGAGCAATACCTGGCGCCCTACCTCGGCTATTTTGAAGGTAGAAAATAAATCCAACCCACTTGTAAGGGGCCTTCCCGCTACTTTTAAAGCATCGCCAAACGAATGGTACCGCTGGGAAAAAGACCTGGCCGTTAACCCCGACATTCAAATCCTTTTGTCCATTGATCCCGCCAGCTTCCCGCTCGGTACCGGACCCAAGCAGCACGAAATATGGCACAGCGGCTATTATCCGGTCGCCTGGACTAATAAAAAGTACAAAATGCTGTACATGAACATGGGCCACAATGACATTGACTACGAAAACAAAACCAATAAGGAGCTGTCTTTTACCTTCGATAATGACACGCAGAACAAGTTTATCTTAGACGCGCTTTTATGGCTGGGTAAAAGCAAAAACTGA